The sequence below is a genomic window from Synechococcus sp. PCC 7335.
CAGTGAGATTACCAGCATATTAAGCGCAAGCACTCTGTAGAACAAAGATCTCGTAGCCATTTATTGATATGTGGTTTATAAAAGAGCCCGTCCTAGCAACTAACAAAGCATTAGCTAATACGGTGGTTTGTAGTAGCGTTTTGTACTGACTATAGATCACCTATATCCTGTATTCTATAATACCTCCCATATGCAAAGAATAGCCCTTGCAGACCGTCCATCTACAAGGGCTGTTGCTATGAAACCGAGCTGTTTAAGGCCGCCTGTACGTTGAGATACGCTACTTGAATCTCGGACTAAACTTTGGCCAACACCTGTTTCAGCGCTGATAAAAACGTATCTACGTTCTCTTTTTTAGCGTTGTAGCCCATCAGACCTACTCGCCAAACTTGACCGGCTAAGTCCCCTAACCCACCGCCTAGCTCTAGGTTGTGATCCTCAATAAGTTTGGCGGTGACGGCTTTGGCATTCACACCTTCGGGTACGCGTACGGTTGTCAGCGTCGGCAGTCGATACTCGCGCGCTACATGGCAGCTCAGTCCCATATCTTCTAGGCCATCCCACAGATACTCGGCAGTTTCCTGATGGCGTGACCACCGTGCGGCTAAGCCTTCTTCGGCCAAAAGGCGCAGGGCTTCGCGGATGGCATAGGTCATGTTGACAGGGGCAGTGTGGTGGTAGGTGCGGCCCTCACCCCAGTATTTGCTAAGTAAAGACATATCGAGATACCAGTTGGCGACTTTGCTCTGGCGTTGGTTGAGCTTATCTAGGGCGCGATCGCTCATCGTGAAGGGCGAACTTCCAGGTGGGCAGCTCAGTCCTTTTTGGCTACAGCTATAGGCAAGATCTACGCCCCACTTGTCGAGGAATATGGGCACACCGCCTAGGCTAGTGACCGTATCAAGCAGTAGCAGACAGTCAAACTCACGGCAAAGATCGCCTACACCTTCTATTGGCTGACATGCCCCTGTAGAAGTTTCAGCATGAACCAAGGCCAACACCCGAGGGCGATGTGTTTCCATCGCGCTACGTAATTCAGCTAGGGTAAAAACTTCTCCCCAAGGGCGACTAATCGTACTGATATTGGCACCATAGCGACCTGCCATATCTACCAGGCGGTGACCAAAGTAGCCATTGAGCCCAATCAAGATTTTGTCGCCAGGTTCGATAGCGTTAGCAATCGTGGCTTCCATCGCAGCTGAACCCGTTCCACTAACGGGTAAAGTCATGCGGTTGTCGGTTTGCCAGGCGTAGCGCAGCAGCGCTTGCACCTCGTCCATCAGGTCAAGGTAGGCAGGATCGAGATGGCCAATGGGCTGACGATCCATTGCTTTTAGAACGGCAGGATCGGCGTTAGAGGGGCCTGGGCCTAATAATAGGCGAGAGGGAATGTCCAGCTTACAAAGCGTACTGAGATGAGTGTTGTCAACAGCCGGTGTTTTGAGAGAGAGGGTGGTAGTCATTGAAGGAAGTGCCGTCTAGCAGCAGATGAGATAGCAATAGGTGGAATAGATAGGCCAAAAAATACAGATCTGTAACCTAGACTACCGTGTTGGTGACGCATCAGCGATATGTCAGCGTTCCTTTAACGGCGGTGCTGATGTCAAAAAATTGATTGCGGGAAAGCTTTGGGTAAGGTAGCTTAGCGTCATCGAATATCGGGGTTGGATCAAAAAGCCTATGGTTACGCTTGAAGCGTTGCAAGATGGCATTTATCGGGGTGCGGTTCAACAGTATGTATGTAGCCAAGCAGTCAATCTCTATCAATCACCGACTTGCCAGGGACTAGTCACCCAGGTGGATGTAGGTGATCATCTACGCATTCTCGAAGTATCGAAAGACCACCGAGTCTTCAGGGTGTGTAGCTGTAAGGATGACTATCCAGGATGGATAGCAGCTGAGCATTTGCATCATCTGACACCAGCTACTCAGCCTTACCGGGCGCCGGTGCTCAGTACGGATGAAATTCGCGGACAAGTTGGGAAGGCGATCGCCTTTGCAAAAGCAGCCATGGCCACACCCAACGAGTATTTGTGGGGTGGCACTACAGCCCCTAACTATGACTGCTCTGGCCTAGTGCAGTCCGCTTTTGCGTTTGCAGGCATTCAGCTTCCGCGCGATTCTTTTCAGCAAGAAGACTTTACCGAACGAGTGACCAGAGAAGAGCTACAGCCAGGAGACCTAGTATTTTTCGGCACGCCAGTGCGGACTACACATGTTGGGCTTTACCTAGGAGAGGGCCGCTACATCCACAGTTCTGGTAAGGACAAAGGCAGGAACGGCATTGGGATTGATTCGCTCATTGAGCTTAGCGATCCGGTCAGTCGGGGCTATTACGATCTGCTGCGCTGCTATGGCAGAGTAACGAGGAGCTATCAGCCAAGTGGAAGACGCGAACGAGAGCGCATTAAAAAGAGCATTAAGATGAAGCACAACTGATGCGGGGCGAGGTGAAGTAGCTCTTAAATAAGGCATAGCCGCTCTACCCTATGGGATAAGGCAAAGCTCTACGATTTTTTATGCTACTAGTTTAAGAAACTATAATCGCTCCTACAATTTCTCTGCCTTTAGCCTGCATTTCTGGTAAAACTACAGCCATGCTAAGTAATACCAGCCAAGCAATACTAGCTACTTCGCTATCTGTTGAAATCTGTGACTTGAATCTACGTGACAGTCTTTTCGGAATTTTTATGAAATTTCCCTTAGAATTACTGTCAAACCAGCATACTTAGTCGCCCGATTTCATCCCTAGAAAACCAGGAAATAACGAAGGAATATAGATACAGGAGATTTCCCCTGGCCGATAACAATAGGTTCTATAGTGCCCGACTCAAAAGTAGAAGTGTCTCAGGTAGATAATGTAATGACAAACGATGCTCAAGCCGTTGACTTGTCAACTTCGGAGAATAACTCACACTTTGAATCGCTAAGTTCAAAGCGTGAACAGGAGCTGCTGACGCTGATTCACAATCTAAATGAATGCAACGATGTGCTGTTATCGAAAGCCTCTAAATTAGAAACAGCGCTAAAGGCGTCACAGCAGTCTGTTCACTCTATGGTAGAAGGTGAAACCGTATCTCAAGAAAAGTTGGCAGAACAGCTATCAGATCAGCCGGTCGACGCTGAGCAAACTGAGCCAACCGGGCCCGCCCCGACTATGCAACAGCAAGTAGCTAGGCTAGCTAGGCAGCTAGCAACTGAAAGGGAAACTCTACAGCGTCAGCAGCTAATTCAAGAAACGATTCAAGCCGAACTTGATGACGCACACGCAAGAATCCACCAGCTAGAGCGTGAATGTGCTTTGGTGACGCAGCAGCATGCAGATGAAGCTCAAGCTAGAATTAAATCCGATACCATCAACCGGGATCTGCGATCGCGCCTCCAACGTCAGCAGCGCTACACCCTTCAGTTCAAAGCGGCTCTCGAAAAGTCATTGAGCGTCAAAGCTTCTCCTACTGTGACTGCCTCAACGGCCTCACCCCCCTGGTTCGACGAACCAAATGAAAGTTCGTCAGTTTCCATGCCAAGAGCAGAGCGTATAGTCCCTTGGACTGCGGTTGGCAGGGCCTCGTTTACCGATATTGATCCCCATTTAGAAAGTCTTATTCGAGGCCAAAAGGGTGAGAGCCCTATAGATTCTAATGCTTTAGAAGCTAGCTGTTCAGAGATTAGTAGCCTAAACACTTGCTTAGAGACAGAACTAGAACGGTCCTCTTCAGCAACGATCACCAAAGATATTAAAGACTCAGTCGCTGATGCGAAAGCAGATCAAACGTCGTGGCAAGGCATTGAGCGGGTGATGGAAGTCTCAGCCAATAGTATTGATGATGAGCCTACTATTGAAGCCCATAACATACCGGCTATTAAGGCAGAAGCTATCAGAAACGCAGAAAGTGTACAAAGTGTAGATGCCGAACCGCCTTTAGACTGGCAGACTGAGGCCCTACCTATCGACCCCACCGTATCGCCGGCTAAAGTACAAAGTACGCTTGCCAATGATAATTTGTCTGCGTCTGAGCTTGATAGCGAGCAAGCTCAAACTAACCAAGAAGTCCAACAGGATCAGTCCAAACACACTCACACAAGGATACAAAGTACAGACGATGTCTGCCTGATAGATCGTGAAAGCACCACTATCTCACCCTTACTGAATCCTCTTCGCCCTCAACGCAAGATTGACTCTCTAGCAGCCGTACAGCTACCTACCTTCGAGAAGACAGAAGATCACCCGCTCCAAGATCACTAGCTCCAACCATTGAGCTATCATCCACGCATAAGATCTCATCCGGGCATAAGATCTATTGTCCCCATACCTCCACTTCCATAACCCCACCCGGCTTACTGGGGCGAATCGCTATTACCCATTGCCATCTGAACAACCGTAGGTTGCCCCGAATCGTCGTGATACCTGTTTGCCCACTGACTAATCATGCTATCTAGCTCATTAAAAGCAGCTTCACGATCGGACAAAGGAATATTGAGCTCTTCTAGGATTCGTCGAGTGCCAGATCGAGAATCAGCCCATTCTCTCATCAGGCGAAAGTAGCGAGCGGTATCTTCCATCATGGTATAGGTACGCTCTTCTTCACTAGCGGGAGAATAGGATGTCCGTGTAAGTGCATAGAAGGGCATTCCACCGGTCGGGGAATCAATTCTAGCAACGGTCCCTGCATAGATCAGTCTACGCCTGATATGTTCAGCCAGGGCATCGCTAAGTGCCATTCTACGTGCTTCAGGAAGATGCTCTTGCGATCTAGCGTGTAAGAATTCAACGAGTTCCATAAACTGAAAGCCGTTGAGCAATTTGGCATTGGGAATAGTATCGAGCAGGTTAGCGGCTTCTAACTTCGCTTCTATCTGACGCTTTTCATCTAGAGTAAAACTGTTGCTTGGAACGCGATACTCCCCTGGCTTCCAAGGATACTGTTGTAGCCATACGTGAGGCAATTGGATGAGATATCTGGGCTCTTGAGAGCCTAACATTTTTAAGAGTTTGCCTTCGGTGAGCGCAGCGGTCATTTCCTCAACAATCACCTTGACCCTTTTAGGTTCAATATGATGAAGGTGACCAGTCATACGTAGATTGTTGCCCTGCTCAAGATAGGTCGTGTAAATGGCACATTTGGCTGCAGTGGCAGCGGCATCTAGAAATGCACCATGCCGATGTCCGCCTGTACACATCGCACTAAAGGCCAAGTGCATCATGATCTCGTCAATGGCACTGGGTTCTAGCTGCTTTACAAGATTAGTATTATTGGTCATTGAGAACTCAATCAGGCGTAGACGCCTAATCTACTAAAATTCACGGAAGAAAATTCACAGAAGATTAGAGGGATAAACCCTCTGGCACAAGGTCTGTTTCTAGTTCTACAGGGGTTGCCTGGTGTATTCTAAAGACTCTCAAGATGGCCGAGTATCTTTTATGCAGTCAGTATGCGGTCACATCTTACAACGTATCTACCGTTTGCTATTTGATAAGCGCATTACACATATGCGAACTATTCACTACCTTAGCTGAAAATAAGCCTTTTGCTGTGTATCTCCATACAGTGCCTGTCCGGATAAGTGCATTCTTTGGAGTAAGTGCATTCTTTGGAACTGTATAGATAAACGCGTTCCCTGAATTATGCTCATTTGTATAGGCTAAGTGTAGTCCACTCAAACTAAATGCGAATAGGGACAATTCGGCCGCTGCCTCGATGAGTAATTGTAAACCCTATGCCGCTTTCTTCTGGCGAACCTGCCGTTGGTTGATTGTGATCGCGCCTGGGACTTTCTAGCGTATTCAATGCTCCGGTTGGAATTCCAGCTGCTGATAGGATGGAGAACGCGTAACACAGCAGCGCCCCGGTTAGGTAAGCGATAGCAAACCTGCTAGATGAGTAGTAATAGGTATTTAGCATAATACTCAGGAGATTCTAATCCAAGACTATACCCACTACTACATCAAATTTGTGCGAAGTCAGGGTTCTAAATATGAAGAGTTGAACTAGTCTATTGCTGAAATAGCTGCTCACAAAGCAACCATTTCCCAGCAGCGTTCCATGTGCCCTGGATCTCTACGGATTGATTGTCTGAAATCCTTCGAAAACCCTCTTCAATATCTGGTTTAACCGTTACCAGTGTCAATGTATGAGGCAAGTCAGTAGCCGCGCTTTGATGCAGTTCGTAGCAATCATTTTCACGTTTCTTAAATTTTCCAGCAACCACTTTTGTTTGATTAGACAGGGTCTGATTAGACAAGGTTTGATTAGACAGGGACTGATTCTGTACTTTTACTGAGATAGTAGTTTCTTTGAAGGAATGATTTCCGCTTCTAGGATAGATATCCGGTCTAGCAAGATAGTACTTTTGTAGAGATCGCCACTGTGAATTGGACTGCAACAGATTGAATAGAGGAATAACAGCAGCCGGAATAGTAGGCTCGTCGATCAAAGCTATTTGCAGCGATCGCACCTCAAGTGTCCTTGGACTACATTTATTTTCAACACACATCGCTGCTGCCATGCCTGCTGCCTGGCCAATGCCTAAGACGACTGGCTGTAATCGGGTGGCACCATTCGCAATGTGTGAAACCGAAATATTCTTTTCACAGACCAGCAGTCCGTCCGTTGTTTGTGGAACGAGCGCCCCATAGGGAATGGCAAAAGGAGTTCCGGTCCAGCGTCCTCCCCAATGAATGGCTTTAGGCGCTAAGGGCATTTCAAAGCCGGGATAGTGGTGATCGTTTGGATAGTTGCCAATAGCAATAGAGCAAACTTCACCTTGCTGATTTCTTGGCAGCGCTGCTGCTTGAGTATGAGGCAAAGGTAAGATATTGCGCTCACTTACGGTTGCTATTCCCTTGAGTCGGCGACTTTCTCGGTAGTAAGGCATCAGAGCAAAACCGCCGCCAGGAGACGCTTTGGTAGGTGGGAAAAGATTGGTAGCAAGTCCGTAGCGACCGCCTAGCTGACGTTGGATGTAGTAAGCAAAAGCCTGAGTATGGCGCAGAGCTTCTTGTCCATACTGTTCTCTAGCTGTCTCAGATTCGACTAGTCGATGTAGCCCTACGCCGTAATCGTTGCCTTGATGCGGCCAATTAATCATAAATAGATTGTCTGGCAATCGCCCGTAGTCCAGGCATACCTGCCCTGCAGACACTTGATCGTCGCCATAGTTTGACCAGGCGCCTGCAAATAGATTTGATAGGTCACTCTCTTGTAGTAGACTTCCTTCTGTTTGAATGGTGGCGGGCCGCTCGATCTTTGGAGCGTTGGCATTCCCGTAATCTTGCATAATCGCAACCCAGGTTGGCGACTGTACGGGATAGCGCTGCGTGATCTCATAGAGCGGATCGCTTGGATCGTTCAAAGAAACCGGCGCACTTGGTTCGTCCCAAATACTGCGAGTTTCCCATCCCCATCGGTAGGGCACCTCACCGAGCGCTAGCACATCGCCTAGCTCCGTGCCGTCGAGTGTGATGGTTGCATTTACGGCGATTTGATCGAATCTGACACCGGTAATGTGATCGCCCTCTCGCAAAACCTCTCTAGCTCGTTGCCCAGAGATCCACTTTAAATTAGGCAAAGCCGCCACCCAATCGGCAAAGATCTGCGCGGCTATGGCCGGATGATAGGTAAAAAAACTGACCCAGCCGTTATCTAATCCATCAGGATGCCGTCGACGCAACTCCTGCAAGAACGCTCCCCAAATCCCAGTTTGAAAGGCTTCTAGCTCGTTGCCATCTGGGGCACAAACTCCTGCTGAGCTGAGCAT
It includes:
- the hetR gene encoding peptidase S48 (controls heterocyst differentiation; has protease DNA-binding activity); the protein is MTNNTNLVKQLEPSAIDEIMMHLAFSAMCTGGHRHGAFLDAAATAAKCAIYTTYLEQGNNLRMTGHLHHIEPKRVKVIVEEMTAALTEGKLLKMLGSQEPRYLIQLPHVWLQQYPWKPGEYRVPSNSFTLDEKRQIEAKLEAANLLDTIPNAKLLNGFQFMELVEFLHARSQEHLPEARRMALSDALAEHIRRRLIYAGTVARIDSPTGGMPFYALTRTSYSPASEEERTYTMMEDTARYFRLMREWADSRSGTRRILEELNIPLSDREAAFNELDSMISQWANRYHDDSGQPTVVQMAMGNSDSPQ
- a CDS encoding FAD-dependent oxidoreductase, which gives rise to MDTISADVLVVGGGTGGTAAAIQAARRGQQSGQSIVLVSELPWLGGMLSSAGVCAPDGNELEAFQTGIWGAFLQELRRRHPDGLDNGWVSFFTYHPAIAAQIFADWVAALPNLKWISGQRAREVLREGDHITGVRFDQIAVNATITLDGTELGDVLALGEVPYRWGWETRSIWDEPSAPVSLNDPSDPLYEITQRYPVQSPTWVAIMQDYGNANAPKIERPATIQTEGSLLQESDLSNLFAGAWSNYGDDQVSAGQVCLDYGRLPDNLFMINWPHQGNDYGVGLHRLVESETAREQYGQEALRHTQAFAYYIQRQLGGRYGLATNLFPPTKASPGGGFALMPYYRESRRLKGIATVSERNILPLPHTQAAALPRNQQGEVCSIAIGNYPNDHHYPGFEMPLAPKAIHWGGRWTGTPFAIPYGALVPQTTDGLLVCEKNISVSHIANGATRLQPVVLGIGQAAGMAAAMCVENKCSPRTLEVRSLQIALIDEPTIPAAVIPLFNLLQSNSQWRSLQKYYLARPDIYPRSGNHSFKETTISVKVQNQSLSNQTLSNQTLSNQTKVVAGKFKKRENDCYELHQSAATDLPHTLTLVTVKPDIEEGFRRISDNQSVEIQGTWNAAGKWLLCEQLFQQ
- a CDS encoding C40 family peptidase produces the protein MVTLEALQDGIYRGAVQQYVCSQAVNLYQSPTCQGLVTQVDVGDHLRILEVSKDHRVFRVCSCKDDYPGWIAAEHLHHLTPATQPYRAPVLSTDEIRGQVGKAIAFAKAAMATPNEYLWGGTTAPNYDCSGLVQSAFAFAGIQLPRDSFQQEDFTERVTREELQPGDLVFFGTPVRTTHVGLYLGEGRYIHSSGKDKGRNGIGIDSLIELSDPVSRGYYDLLRCYGRVTRSYQPSGRRERERIKKSIKMKHN
- a CDS encoding alanine--glyoxylate aminotransferase family protein — translated: MTTTLSLKTPAVDNTHLSTLCKLDIPSRLLLGPGPSNADPAVLKAMDRQPIGHLDPAYLDLMDEVQALLRYAWQTDNRMTLPVSGTGSAAMEATIANAIEPGDKILIGLNGYFGHRLVDMAGRYGANISTISRPWGEVFTLAELRSAMETHRPRVLALVHAETSTGACQPIEGVGDLCREFDCLLLLDTVTSLGGVPIFLDKWGVDLAYSCSQKGLSCPPGSSPFTMSDRALDKLNQRQSKVANWYLDMSLLSKYWGEGRTYHHTAPVNMTYAIREALRLLAEEGLAARWSRHQETAEYLWDGLEDMGLSCHVAREYRLPTLTTVRVPEGVNAKAVTAKLIEDHNLELGGGLGDLAGQVWRVGLMGYNAKKENVDTFLSALKQVLAKV